A window from Hallerella porci encodes these proteins:
- a CDS encoding zinc ribbon domain-containing protein, with product MKICPHCGNELEDSAIVCKNCGSDAETGWKDGAENADLELPDYEEIVENELGKKKNLAAKIATAVIVTVIALTFLLVFCL from the coding sequence ATGAAAATATGCCCCCATTGCGGAAATGAACTCGAAGATAGCGCAATCGTCTGCAAGAATTGCGGAAGCGATGCCGAAACCGGTTGGAAAGATGGCGCAGAAAACGCCGATTTAGAACTCCCCGATTACGAAGAAATCGTCGAAAATGAATTGGGGAAAAAGAAAAATCTCGCTGCAAAAATCGCGACCGCGGTAATCGTCACCGTGATTGCGCTCACATTTTTACTTGTTTTCTGTCTTTGA